The genomic interval TCGCATTTCCTTGATCTTCCGCTCCGCCATCTCTTGCATCTGCTTCGCGGCCTGCTCCGGCGTGAGCTGGCCGTTCAGCACGCTTTGATACGCCGGGCGCATGGCGTCCCAGATGACGCGCATTTCGGTGTTGATTGGCATGGGGCGGCCAACGGTGATTTGATCTTGCGAGGCTTTTAAAATCGGATCGTGCAGAAACAGCGAATCCGCGCGCGCTTCCAAACGCGAGGGAATCTCGCTCATCGCGCGGGTAAATTCCAGCTCGTTTTCGGGCCGGGTGAGAAAACGCAGCAGGTACAAAACTCTCGCGCGGCGTTCGGGGTCGACGACGCCGGCGTTGAGACAATACCCTTTTGCCGCCACCATCGGCACCGGCCATTTCCCGGTGGCCGTGACTTGGGGAATCCGCGCCAAGCCAATGTCGATGCCAGCCTCGACATAACCGCCCCAGCCCCATGGTCCGTCGATGATCATGGCGGCTTTTTGTTGTTTGAAAAGCTGGTTGGCGAGATCTTGATCGGCTTCATAGGGAATGATTTTTTGCTGCCGCAATTCCAGAATGAACTTGCAGGCATTGATCGTCGCCTCGGTGTTGAGCGTCGGATTGGCGTTGTCATCCATCACCCAGCCGCCAAATCCGCCAAGAAACGGAACGAAGAAAAACGGCTCGATGAAATTCCACACCAGCGCGTATTGATCCGGCGAGCCATTGCCATCCAAATCTTTCGTCAGCTTTTTGCCCAGCGCGATCAATTCGTCCGTGGTTTGCGGCGGTTGCGGCAGCAATTTTTTGTTGTAAACCAGCGTCAAGTGGTTGCCGATGCGGTCGGCGAGCATGTAAAGATGGCCGGCGAGGCGAACTTGTCCCCTCGGATCAAAATTCGCCAATTCTTCAGGAGAAAAAAAATCTTCGAGCGGCTGAATGATCTTCATGTCGTGAAACGGACCAACCATGTCCGCCGGACCGTAAACGAGATCCGGACCGCTGCCGCCGAGCGCGGCGACGATGAAATTGCTGCGCAGTTCCTCGGTTTCGTAATAAACATGGCTGGCGCGTTGAATGGGGTGTTGTTTAATATATTGATCGAGCACGCGGCCGTCTTTGAGCGATCTTTTAATATCGACCGGCCGCGGATTGCTGCGAATGAGACGGTCAAAATCAGCCGGATTTTTCAGGTGTTGTTGAATCAACTCCGCCAGGCCCGGGTTCACTTCGAGCATGTATTTGCCCAGCAAGCCGTCCAGCACGACGCGCCCCGGAGCGCGATCCTGCGTCCAAATGATCAACTCAGCCGGATCGCGGCCGGATTGCCCGGTCGCGAGCAGATAAACCGTCAACACCGAAAAAGCGGCGAGAACGATGAGGGTGAGGCGCTGCATGGGGTGTTCCTTTTACAGCAAAAACAATTTAAAACTTTGTAAGAATTTAACACGTGATGTTTTCGCCCACCAAGATGGAAATCCCAGTGAATTGAATTCGAAAAAAACCAACACGGACGAGCCGCAACCAAAAAGATTTACTCGCTCACAGAAATGGAGCTCGCACTGAGGTGAATTTTTTCTGTATGAGTTCAAATTCTGTGAGCCAAAAGTCTTTGCTTTTTTGGCAAAGATTCAACTTCCAAAAGATTAATTACTGTGGGCG from candidate division KSB1 bacterium carries:
- a CDS encoding extracellular solute-binding protein, which produces MQRLTLIVLAAFSVLTVYLLATGQSGRDPAELIIWTQDRAPGRVVLDGLLGKYMLEVNPGLAELIQQHLKNPADFDRLIRSNPRPVDIKRSLKDGRVLDQYIKQHPIQRASHVYYETEELRSNFIVAALGGSGPDLVYGPADMVGPFHDMKIIQPLEDFFSPEELANFDPRGQVRLAGHLYMLADRIGNHLTLVYNKKLLPQPPQTTDELIALGKKLTKDLDGNGSPDQYALVWNFIEPFFFVPFLGGFGGWVMDDNANPTLNTEATINACKFILELRQQKIIPYEADQDLANQLFKQQKAAMIIDGPWGWGGYVEAGIDIGLARIPQVTATGKWPVPMVAAKGYCLNAGVVDPERRARVLYLLRFLTRPENELEFTRAMSEIPSRLEARADSLFLHDPILKASQDQITVGRPMPINTEMRVIWDAMRPAYQSVLNGQLTPEQAAKQMQEMAERKIKEMRGAS